The proteins below are encoded in one region of Erinaceus europaeus chromosome 15, mEriEur2.1, whole genome shotgun sequence:
- the RPUSD1 gene encoding RNA pseudouridylate synthase domain-containing protein 1 isoform X1: MLLACERLSPAGSVAPRAWGLCAFGIRERGRPVRLRAAMEPGSVENLSIVYHSRDFLVVSKHWDVRIDSRAWRHTLTLQAQLRHRFPELADPDTFYGFRFCHQLDFSTSGVLCVALSKAAAASAYKCFKERRVTKAYLALVRGHIQETRVTISYAIGRSSVEGRTHTMCIEGSPGCENPKPSLTELVVLEHGLYAGDPVSKVLLQPLTGRTHQLRVHCSALGHPVVGDLTYGPSTDQEAQPFRMMLHALYLRVPTQAERVEACTPDPFLPTLDACWCPHTLLQPLDQLIQDLQDAPDPPPAERASGPDRSLPRPVRCPETEAQRASCLQWLSEWTLEPDN; the protein is encoded by the exons TGGCTCCCCGGGCGTGGGGTCTTTGTGCTTTCGGCATCAGGGAGCGGGGGCGTCCGGTCCGGCTGCGG GCCGCCATGGAGCCGGGCAGCGTGGAGAACCTGAGCATCGTGTACCACAGCCGAGACTTCCTGGTGGTCAGCAAGCACTGGGACGTGCGCATCGACAGCAGGGCCTGGCGCCACACCCTGACCCTGCAGGCCCAGCTGCGCCACCGCTTCCCGGAGCTGGCCGACCCCGACACCTTCTACGGGTTCAG GTTCTGCCACCAGTTGGACTTCTCCACCAGCGGGGTGCTCTGCGTGGCCCTGAGCAAGGCGGCTGCAGCCAGCGCCTATAAGTGCTTCAAGGAGCGGCGTGTCACCAAGGCCTACCTGGCCCTG GTTCGGGGACACATCCAGGAGACTCGAGTGACCATCAGCTACGCCATCGGCCGGAGCAGTGTGGAGGGCCGGACACACACCATGTGCATCGAGGGTTCACCAG GCTGTGAGAACCCCAAGCCCAGCCTCACCGAGCTGGTGGTCCTGGAGCACGGGCTGTATGCTGGGGACCCCGTGTCCAAGGTGCTGCTGCAGCCCCTCACAG gCCGCACACACCAGCTGCGAGTGCACTGCAGTGCCCTAGGCCACCCGGTGGTGGGCGACCTGACCTATGGGCCGTCGACAGACCAGGAGGCTCAGCCCTTCCGCATGATGCTGCACGCACTGTACCTGCGAGTGCCCACACAGGCCGAGCGCGTGGAGGCCTGCACCCCTGACCCCTTTCTGCCCACCCTCGATGCCTGCTGGTGCCCCCACACCCTGCTGCAGCCGCTAGACCAGCTCATCCAGGACCTGCAAGATGCCCCTGACCCCCCACCCGCCGAAAGGGCCTCTGGACCTGACCGTTCCCTGCCACGCCCTGTCCGATGCCCTGAAACTGAAGCACAGCGGGCCTCTTGCCTGCAGTGGCTGTCAGAGTGGACACTGGAGCCAGACAATTGA
- the RPUSD1 gene encoding RNA pseudouridylate synthase domain-containing protein 1 isoform X2: protein MEPGSVENLSIVYHSRDFLVVSKHWDVRIDSRAWRHTLTLQAQLRHRFPELADPDTFYGFRFCHQLDFSTSGVLCVALSKAAAASAYKCFKERRVTKAYLALVRGHIQETRVTISYAIGRSSVEGRTHTMCIEGSPGCENPKPSLTELVVLEHGLYAGDPVSKVLLQPLTGRTHQLRVHCSALGHPVVGDLTYGPSTDQEAQPFRMMLHALYLRVPTQAERVEACTPDPFLPTLDACWCPHTLLQPLDQLIQDLQDAPDPPPAERASGPDRSLPRPVRCPETEAQRASCLQWLSEWTLEPDN from the exons ATGGAGCCGGGCAGCGTGGAGAACCTGAGCATCGTGTACCACAGCCGAGACTTCCTGGTGGTCAGCAAGCACTGGGACGTGCGCATCGACAGCAGGGCCTGGCGCCACACCCTGACCCTGCAGGCCCAGCTGCGCCACCGCTTCCCGGAGCTGGCCGACCCCGACACCTTCTACGGGTTCAG GTTCTGCCACCAGTTGGACTTCTCCACCAGCGGGGTGCTCTGCGTGGCCCTGAGCAAGGCGGCTGCAGCCAGCGCCTATAAGTGCTTCAAGGAGCGGCGTGTCACCAAGGCCTACCTGGCCCTG GTTCGGGGACACATCCAGGAGACTCGAGTGACCATCAGCTACGCCATCGGCCGGAGCAGTGTGGAGGGCCGGACACACACCATGTGCATCGAGGGTTCACCAG GCTGTGAGAACCCCAAGCCCAGCCTCACCGAGCTGGTGGTCCTGGAGCACGGGCTGTATGCTGGGGACCCCGTGTCCAAGGTGCTGCTGCAGCCCCTCACAG gCCGCACACACCAGCTGCGAGTGCACTGCAGTGCCCTAGGCCACCCGGTGGTGGGCGACCTGACCTATGGGCCGTCGACAGACCAGGAGGCTCAGCCCTTCCGCATGATGCTGCACGCACTGTACCTGCGAGTGCCCACACAGGCCGAGCGCGTGGAGGCCTGCACCCCTGACCCCTTTCTGCCCACCCTCGATGCCTGCTGGTGCCCCCACACCCTGCTGCAGCCGCTAGACCAGCTCATCCAGGACCTGCAAGATGCCCCTGACCCCCCACCCGCCGAAAGGGCCTCTGGACCTGACCGTTCCCTGCCACGCCCTGTCCGATGCCCTGAAACTGAAGCACAGCGGGCCTCTTGCCTGCAGTGGCTGTCAGAGTGGACACTGGAGCCAGACAATTGA